In a single window of the Terriglobus roseus genome:
- a CDS encoding SDR family NAD(P)-dependent oxidoreductase: MDLGLRGKRALVTGSTAGIGLAIAKALAAEGATVWVNGRTQERVDAAVLEVGNGSKGVVADLGTAAGCDTLFASLPEIDILVNNLGIFETKPFLEIGDEEWSRFFETNVLSGVRVTRQYLKGMLDGKWGRVLFISSESGVQIPEEMVHYGVTKAAQIALARGIAESVPASGVTVNSLLPGPTESEGVSTLIGKIAKEKGVSVEQVESDFIRDARPSSLIKRLAKVEEVAAMATYLCSEQASATNGSPIRVDGGVVKSAY; encoded by the coding sequence ATGGATCTGGGTCTACGCGGCAAGCGCGCTCTGGTTACGGGATCGACGGCAGGCATTGGTTTAGCCATTGCCAAGGCACTCGCAGCAGAAGGCGCAACGGTATGGGTCAATGGACGGACGCAGGAGCGGGTGGATGCGGCGGTGCTCGAGGTCGGTAACGGTTCCAAGGGCGTTGTCGCCGATCTGGGAACCGCAGCCGGTTGCGACACGCTCTTCGCCTCGCTGCCGGAGATCGACATCCTTGTGAATAACCTTGGCATCTTCGAGACGAAGCCATTCCTTGAGATTGGCGATGAGGAGTGGTCTCGCTTCTTTGAGACCAACGTGCTTAGCGGCGTTCGCGTGACAAGGCAGTACCTGAAGGGCATGCTCGACGGCAAGTGGGGTCGCGTGTTGTTTATTTCGAGCGAAAGCGGTGTGCAGATTCCCGAGGAGATGGTCCACTACGGAGTCACCAAGGCAGCACAGATCGCGTTGGCGCGCGGTATCGCGGAGTCGGTTCCGGCGAGCGGCGTGACGGTCAACAGCCTGTTGCCCGGTCCGACGGAGAGTGAGGGTGTCAGCACGCTCATCGGAAAGATCGCGAAGGAAAAGGGTGTCTCCGTCGAACAGGTGGAGAGCGACTTTATTCGCGATGCACGGCCTTCCAGCCTGATCAAGCGGCTGGCAAAGGTGGAAGAAGTGGCCGCGATGGCTACTTATCTGTGCAGTGAGCAAGCCAGCGCGACCAACGGCTCGCCCATCCGCGTGGATGGTGGAGTTGTGAAGAGCGCCTACTAA
- the rapZ gene encoding RNase adapter RapZ, which yields MAKRPAKPAEKTSAVKVSPAKAVTPANSVVPPPGVAHGELVVLTGLSGAGKLSALKTFEDLGFYAVDNLPLELIPQFADLVRGSNEITRAVLGVDVREGLIDKFPLILQQVRNVLPTSVVYLEASDDILVRRYSETRRPHPLRRDELVSESIAAERKRMEPIRNVADVLLDTSRFNVHELRAHINAQFSRKQGEQTLLLSTMSFGFKNGVPPEADLVFDVRFLPNPHFIPEFRPLTGRDAEVAAYVMGFPQTKEFLDRTTDMLKFLLPHYVAEGKSYLTIAFGCTGGQHRSVALAEEMKKRLTEAGYRAKVSHRDMPR from the coding sequence ATGGCGAAGCGTCCTGCGAAACCCGCTGAGAAGACGTCGGCGGTCAAGGTCTCCCCTGCAAAGGCTGTTACGCCGGCCAACAGTGTTGTCCCGCCCCCGGGAGTGGCACACGGCGAACTGGTCGTGCTGACCGGGCTCTCCGGCGCCGGCAAGCTCTCTGCCCTGAAGACCTTCGAAGATCTTGGCTTCTACGCCGTGGACAACCTGCCACTGGAGTTGATCCCGCAGTTCGCGGACCTGGTGCGTGGCTCCAACGAGATCACGCGCGCCGTTCTGGGCGTCGATGTGCGCGAGGGCCTGATCGACAAGTTTCCCCTGATCCTGCAACAGGTGCGGAACGTTTTGCCGACCTCGGTCGTCTACCTTGAAGCGTCGGATGACATCCTGGTGCGGCGCTACTCCGAGACGCGCAGGCCGCATCCGCTGCGACGAGACGAACTGGTCAGTGAGTCCATCGCGGCAGAGCGCAAGCGCATGGAACCCATCCGCAACGTCGCCGATGTGCTCCTCGACACCTCGCGCTTCAACGTGCACGAACTGCGAGCACACATCAACGCGCAATTCAGCCGCAAGCAGGGCGAACAGACGCTGCTGCTGTCGACCATGAGCTTCGGCTTCAAGAACGGTGTCCCGCCTGAGGCGGACCTGGTCTTTGATGTACGGTTCCTGCCGAACCCGCACTTCATCCCGGAGTTCCGTCCGCTGACGGGGCGCGATGCCGAGGTGGCTGCGTACGTGATGGGCTTCCCGCAGACGAAAGAGTTCCTCGACCGCACGACGGACATGCTCAAGTTCCTGTTGCCGCACTACGTGGCCGAAGGAAAGAGCTACCTGACCATTGCCTTCGGCTGCACTGGCGGCCAGCACCGCTCGGTGGCGCTGGCGGAAGAGATGAAGAAGCGGCTCACCGAAGCAGGCTATCGTGCGAAGGTAAGCCACCGCGACATGCCGCGATAG
- the lptB gene encoding LPS export ABC transporter ATP-binding protein produces the protein MSTSTDVLSPAPVRQRLTLSTDNIGKSYSGREVVRGVSINIAQGEVVGLLGPNGAGKTTTFYMIVGLVRPDSGQVQIGGEDISRVPMYLRARNFGISYLPQEPSVFRKLTVEENILAILETQPLSWEARRNRTSTLIEQLNLGHVRKTQGYALSGGERRRVEIARCLCIDPKFILLDEPFSGIDPIAVLDLQEIIHGLKNSGIGVLITDHNVRETLSVTDRAYIITEGRIFRHGTPGELGRDAEVKRIYLGESFRM, from the coding sequence ATGAGCACCTCCACGGATGTACTTTCGCCGGCGCCCGTTCGGCAGCGGCTTACGCTGTCGACGGACAACATCGGCAAGAGTTACAGCGGTCGCGAGGTCGTTCGCGGTGTCAGCATCAACATCGCACAGGGCGAAGTGGTTGGCCTGCTGGGTCCAAATGGTGCGGGCAAAACAACCACCTTCTACATGATCGTGGGCTTGGTGCGTCCGGACAGCGGACAGGTGCAGATCGGTGGCGAAGACATCAGCCGCGTGCCGATGTACCTGCGCGCGCGCAACTTCGGCATCAGCTACCTGCCGCAGGAACCGAGCGTCTTTCGTAAGCTCACCGTCGAGGAAAACATTCTTGCGATCCTGGAAACGCAGCCGCTCAGTTGGGAGGCCCGGCGTAATCGTACGTCGACCCTGATTGAGCAGTTGAACCTGGGCCACGTGCGCAAAACGCAGGGGTATGCGCTCAGCGGCGGCGAGAGGCGGCGTGTTGAGATCGCACGATGCCTATGCATCGATCCCAAGTTCATTCTGCTGGATGAACCTTTCAGCGGTATCGACCCGATCGCTGTGCTGGATCTGCAGGAGATCATCCACGGGCTGAAGAACAGCGGCATTGGCGTACTGATCACCGATCACAACGTCCGAGAGACCTTAAGTGTGACCGATCGCGCCTACATCATCACGGAAGGCCGCATTTTCCGCCACGGAACGCCGGGCGAACTGGGACGTGATGCTGAGGTGAAGCGCATTTACCTTGGCGAAAGTTTCCGCATGTAG
- a CDS encoding HPF/RaiA family ribosome-associated protein — translation MDLEITGRGTQVTAKLRQQAEEGLARIEKVLGPKCVAKIVLSCEKNRCEVEVTVRNTIADFSSRTSAKEIEVALKDALDKVEQQAVKARKKVLTNSHHPEHTATGSIRLQTTDADEANTVKSKTDPESKRLSQSKTGVGKAIAAIDDGDFGDEQDIEAA, via the coding sequence ATGGATCTTGAGATCACCGGTAGAGGCACACAGGTCACGGCGAAACTACGGCAGCAGGCGGAGGAAGGCCTGGCACGCATCGAGAAAGTACTTGGTCCCAAATGCGTGGCCAAGATCGTTCTCAGTTGCGAGAAGAACCGCTGCGAGGTCGAGGTGACCGTCCGCAACACCATTGCGGACTTTTCCTCCAGGACTTCCGCGAAGGAGATTGAGGTCGCGCTGAAAGACGCGCTGGATAAGGTGGAACAGCAGGCGGTAAAGGCCCGCAAGAAAGTTCTCACCAACAGCCATCATCCGGAACACACTGCGACTGGATCCATCCGATTGCAGACCACCGACGCCGATGAAGCCAACACGGTGAAGAGTAAGACCGACCCTGAATCCAAACGCCTGTCGCAGAGCAAAACAGGCGTTGGCAAGGCCATTGCAGCCATCGATGATGGTGACTTCGGTGACGAGCAGGACATCGAAGCCGCCTAG
- the glyS gene encoding glycine--tRNA ligase subunit beta, with translation MADFLFEIGLEEVPARMLPAAQAELARRVTDLLTRERLLAEGSVTESFSTPRRIAVLVKGVLAGQADVEEELLGPPVKAAYKDGKPTKAAEAFAEKAGVTVDALRTVTNAKGEYLAATAKRAGRSFAELIQAELPKEIAALYWAKNMRWRPGQPERFVRPIQWMLALLDASVISVEWAGTAASNVTYGHRVLYGYAPITIVSPTEYAHKLYEAKVMANVEHRREKIRKALDKVMRQVEGARWREDHPLVDKVTHLTEWPGIILGSFEAEFLALPEEVLVTVMRDHQNYFAVEDADGKLAPYFLAVLNTEPSEKATEIIRHGNERVLRARFNDARFFYEFDQRVPLADRSALLENVTFQKELGSYAAKSERVRSVAAKLGIIAKEHWLTRPATKEQGSGLDLEALDTAATLAKTDLTTELVKEFTELQGVIGGLYAKAQGHGEVVSQAIYAQYQPVGMDDAIPPTAEGLLLAIADKVDTISGMFGLGLQPTGSKDPFALRRAANGIVKMLAESTLPLTLSEIATAATGADAALCDNVKAFLAERLEWYLREVRGAAYDVVKAVMAANPDDVRDTIARVDAVAAARSSEDFAAIAAAFKRMKNLIDQARAKGETFTPGGHREFLTEPVERTLSEESGRRAAWVEGLRKDGDYKMALATIAELRPYVDQFFEKVMVMAPEPTVRAARLGLLQRILLDYGKVADFSEIVIAG, from the coding sequence ATGGCTGATTTTCTCTTTGAGATTGGTTTGGAAGAAGTGCCCGCACGCATGTTGCCGGCGGCGCAGGCAGAGCTTGCCAGGCGCGTTACGGATCTTTTGACGCGCGAGCGCCTGCTCGCAGAGGGCAGCGTGACCGAGAGCTTTTCGACACCGCGCCGCATCGCTGTTCTGGTGAAGGGCGTCCTCGCTGGACAGGCAGACGTAGAAGAGGAACTGCTCGGACCGCCGGTAAAGGCTGCCTATAAGGATGGAAAACCGACCAAGGCTGCCGAAGCCTTCGCAGAGAAGGCCGGCGTTACCGTAGATGCTTTGCGCACGGTCACAAACGCAAAGGGTGAATACCTCGCCGCCACGGCAAAACGCGCTGGCCGCAGCTTTGCCGAATTGATTCAGGCGGAGCTGCCGAAGGAGATCGCTGCACTCTACTGGGCGAAGAATATGCGCTGGCGTCCAGGGCAGCCCGAGCGTTTTGTGCGGCCCATCCAGTGGATGCTTGCGCTTCTCGATGCTTCGGTCATTTCCGTTGAGTGGGCTGGCACCGCCGCCTCAAACGTGACCTACGGTCATCGTGTCCTGTACGGCTATGCGCCCATCACAATTGTCTCGCCGACGGAGTACGCGCACAAGCTTTACGAAGCGAAGGTGATGGCCAATGTCGAGCATCGCCGCGAGAAAATTCGCAAGGCGCTCGATAAGGTCATGCGCCAAGTCGAAGGCGCGCGCTGGCGTGAGGACCATCCGCTGGTCGACAAGGTCACGCACCTGACCGAGTGGCCAGGTATCATCCTCGGGTCCTTCGAAGCAGAGTTCCTGGCGCTGCCCGAAGAAGTTCTCGTCACCGTGATGCGTGACCACCAGAACTACTTCGCCGTGGAAGATGCCGACGGCAAGCTCGCACCCTACTTCCTCGCCGTGCTGAATACGGAGCCAAGCGAAAAGGCAACGGAGATCATCCGCCACGGCAACGAGCGCGTTCTGCGTGCGCGCTTCAACGACGCTCGTTTCTTTTACGAGTTCGATCAGCGCGTGCCGCTCGCCGACCGAAGCGCACTGCTGGAGAACGTGACCTTCCAGAAGGAACTGGGCAGCTATGCCGCCAAGAGCGAACGCGTACGGTCTGTGGCCGCAAAGCTGGGCATCATCGCCAAGGAACATTGGCTGACTAGGCCGGCGACGAAGGAACAGGGAAGCGGGCTGGATCTTGAAGCACTCGACACCGCCGCAACACTGGCCAAGACGGATCTGACGACCGAGCTGGTAAAGGAATTCACGGAGCTGCAGGGCGTCATCGGTGGCTTGTACGCAAAGGCGCAGGGACACGGCGAAGTCGTCTCGCAGGCAATCTATGCACAGTACCAGCCCGTGGGCATGGACGACGCGATTCCGCCCACGGCAGAGGGGCTGTTGCTGGCCATCGCCGATAAGGTCGACACCATCAGCGGCATGTTCGGCCTGGGTCTGCAGCCCACCGGATCGAAGGATCCGTTCGCGCTGCGGCGCGCGGCCAACGGCATCGTGAAGATGCTGGCAGAGAGCACCCTGCCACTTACTCTGAGTGAGATTGCAACCGCCGCGACAGGCGCAGACGCAGCTCTTTGCGATAACGTGAAGGCATTCCTCGCCGAGCGTCTTGAGTGGTATCTGCGCGAGGTGCGTGGCGCCGCTTACGACGTCGTGAAGGCCGTTATGGCTGCCAATCCAGACGACGTGCGGGACACGATCGCGCGTGTCGACGCGGTCGCCGCCGCGCGCAGCAGCGAAGACTTCGCAGCCATTGCCGCAGCGTTCAAACGGATGAAAAACCTCATTGACCAGGCCAGGGCCAAGGGGGAAACCTTCACCCCGGGCGGACACCGTGAGTTCCTGACGGAGCCCGTCGAGCGTACGCTCTCCGAGGAGAGCGGCCGGCGTGCCGCGTGGGTCGAAGGCCTTCGCAAAGACGGAGACTACAAGATGGCGCTCGCGACCATTGCGGAACTGCGGCCTTATGTCGACCAGTTCTTCGAAAAGGTGATGGTCATGGCGCCAGAACCAACGGTGCGCGCCGCTCGACTCGGCCTGCTGCAACGGATCCTGCTGGACTACGGCAAGGTTGCAGACTTCTCGGAGATCGTGATCGCGGGCTAA
- a CDS encoding RNA polymerase factor sigma-54 — protein MLTPKLNLRVSQRQVLTPGLVQMVSVLALNKLELKEMINAEVVENPVLEEIEDNSETYEEQAGREGDRELTAEQQKTEKEREEKDPFDEIDMGEYFQDYLDPGFRVAGPSFEDVDAPSFENFLSKPSTLSDHLLWQLGSMSLRPELRMATEVIVGNLEDNGYLLVSDEELAAHDDRGVATPQLFAEARAVVQSLDPIGVGAADLRECLLLQVRACLKEVEVAMIRARAQSVRRDGEEGVPDAFPALEARRSQLKLACRIVTDHLQLLQKRDLRELMRLLGSQAEPVNNAIECIRQLDPRPGQRYNLSETRLIEPDVAFVKRGDDWVVVMNEEDLPALRLNAGYRKMLRQKDTEREVKEYVKERYRSAIQLLRNIEQRKNTIVRTCECIVRRQGDFLERGVDAMRPMMIKEVAEEIGVHPSTVSRAVANKYVHTPQGVYELRFFFAEGVNGPEGGDLPLPLLKKKVRKLIDDEDPRKPLTDDALAAELQRQGIQVTRRTVAKYREDMNIASTHQRRQRQ, from the coding sequence TTGCTTACACCGAAGCTCAATCTGCGGGTATCACAACGCCAGGTGCTCACGCCTGGCCTGGTGCAGATGGTGAGCGTGCTCGCCCTGAATAAACTCGAACTGAAAGAGATGATCAACGCGGAAGTCGTTGAAAATCCTGTTCTTGAGGAGATTGAAGACAACTCGGAAACCTACGAGGAACAGGCCGGTCGCGAAGGCGATCGCGAGCTCACGGCGGAACAGCAGAAAACCGAAAAGGAACGGGAAGAGAAGGACCCATTCGACGAGATCGATATGGGTGAATACTTTCAGGATTACCTGGATCCTGGCTTCCGCGTGGCTGGTCCGTCCTTCGAAGACGTCGATGCGCCATCGTTTGAAAATTTTCTCTCCAAGCCCAGCACGCTGAGTGACCATCTGCTTTGGCAGTTGGGCAGTATGTCGTTGCGGCCGGAGCTCCGGATGGCTACGGAAGTCATCGTCGGAAACCTCGAAGACAACGGCTACCTGCTGGTCAGCGATGAGGAGCTTGCCGCTCACGACGATCGCGGCGTCGCCACGCCGCAACTGTTCGCAGAGGCGCGTGCCGTCGTGCAATCGCTCGACCCGATCGGCGTAGGCGCTGCGGACCTGCGCGAGTGTCTGCTGCTGCAGGTGCGGGCGTGCTTGAAAGAGGTTGAGGTTGCGATGATCCGGGCGCGTGCGCAGTCGGTGCGACGCGATGGGGAAGAGGGTGTGCCGGATGCGTTTCCAGCGCTGGAGGCCAGGCGCAGCCAGCTGAAGCTGGCGTGCCGCATCGTCACAGACCACCTGCAGCTCCTGCAGAAGCGTGACCTGCGCGAACTGATGCGCCTGCTTGGCTCGCAGGCGGAGCCTGTGAACAATGCCATTGAATGCATCCGCCAGTTGGACCCACGACCTGGCCAGCGCTACAACCTGTCGGAGACGCGGCTGATCGAGCCCGATGTGGCCTTCGTGAAGCGTGGGGACGACTGGGTTGTCGTGATGAACGAGGAAGACCTTCCGGCCCTGCGCCTCAACGCGGGTTATCGGAAAATGCTGCGGCAGAAAGACACCGAACGCGAGGTGAAAGAGTACGTCAAGGAACGCTACCGGTCGGCGATCCAACTGCTAAGGAACATCGAGCAGCGCAAGAACACCATCGTGCGCACGTGCGAGTGCATCGTGCGCCGTCAGGGCGACTTCCTGGAACGGGGCGTCGACGCCATGCGGCCCATGATGATCAAAGAGGTTGCAGAGGAGATCGGTGTGCATCCTTCTACCGTCAGCCGCGCGGTGGCGAACAAGTATGTGCACACGCCACAAGGCGTCTATGAACTGCGATTCTTTTTCGCGGAAGGCGTCAACGGTCCCGAGGGCGGAGATCTTCCGCTGCCTCTGCTGAAGAAGAAGGTCCGCAAGCTGATCGACGATGAAGATCCACGCAAGCCGCTGACGGACGACGCACTTGCAGCCGAACTGCAGCGGCAGGGCATCCAGGTGACCCGCCGCACCGTGGCAAAGTATCGCGAAGATATGAACATCGCGAGTACGCATCAACGTCGCCAACGGCAGTAA
- a CDS encoding glycine--tRNA ligase subunit alpha has translation MSAVAEAAETPSKLPTALTFQETLFALQRFWAERGCVLQQPYDTEVGAGTMSPDTFLRVLGPKPVRIAYAQPSRRPADGRYGENPNRLYKHTQFQVILKPPPLNIQELYLQSLEAIGIVLADHDIKFEEDNWEWPVGGAWGVGWQVMMDGQEITQFTYFQQCGGLDLDPISGEITYGLERLTQFLQDKESIYEIEWAKEPDTGKITTYGEVRLFEEQQLSAYSFDYADVSKLWEHLGLYEAECLALLDAAKAMPEDADATRLKRFPVLGAYELALKCSHLFNTLDARGAISVTERVGVMARIRTLIVGVAKAFAQQGDRVSALNEKAGA, from the coding sequence ATGTCTGCCGTCGCAGAAGCCGCTGAAACCCCATCCAAATTGCCCACTGCCTTGACCTTTCAGGAGACGCTTTTTGCCCTGCAGCGTTTCTGGGCGGAGCGCGGCTGCGTATTGCAACAGCCCTATGACACCGAGGTGGGCGCAGGCACCATGTCGCCGGACACCTTTTTGCGTGTGCTTGGTCCGAAGCCTGTCCGCATCGCGTACGCGCAGCCCTCGCGCCGTCCCGCGGATGGCCGCTACGGTGAGAATCCTAACCGCCTGTACAAGCACACCCAGTTCCAGGTGATCCTGAAACCACCACCGCTCAACATCCAGGAGCTCTACCTGCAGAGCCTCGAAGCCATCGGCATTGTGCTGGCTGACCACGACATCAAGTTCGAGGAAGACAACTGGGAGTGGCCGGTGGGCGGGGCCTGGGGCGTTGGCTGGCAGGTCATGATGGATGGCCAGGAAATCACCCAATTCACCTATTTTCAGCAGTGCGGCGGCCTGGATCTCGATCCCATCAGCGGCGAGATCACCTATGGTCTGGAACGCCTGACGCAGTTCCTGCAGGACAAGGAATCCATTTACGAGATCGAGTGGGCGAAGGAGCCGGACACCGGCAAGATCACCACCTACGGCGAGGTGCGGCTGTTTGAAGAGCAGCAGCTTTCGGCCTACAGCTTCGACTACGCCGATGTAAGCAAGCTGTGGGAGCACCTGGGTCTATACGAGGCTGAGTGCCTGGCACTGCTGGATGCGGCAAAGGCGATGCCCGAGGACGCAGATGCTACCCGTTTAAAGCGTTTCCCTGTGCTCGGTGCGTATGAGCTTGCGCTGAAGTGCTCGCATCTGTTCAATACGCTCGACGCCCGCGGCGCCATCTCGGTGACGGAGCGCGTCGGTGTTATGGCACGCATCCGCACGCTGATCGTCGGCGTGGCAAAGGCGTTCGCGCAGCAGGGCGATCGCGTATCTGCTCTGAACGAAAAGGCAGGTGCGTAA